Proteins encoded within one genomic window of Pectobacterium araliae:
- a CDS encoding acyl-CoA desaturase: MLAPLKPLRYEQGRDLALHRALMKAANDYLAAAGDHRFANAGFIGKMLFLVALCLTFYGFSLWQTTLWGFAGCYFGFIFTAMFLAVNVVHDASHNVFFRRPWANRLLNIVVSIPLGMDSDCWRVRHVIFHHAHVNVQHYDLDIEENGVLRQSPYHRFRFFMRAQRYYWPMVASLTFPCIIWFFDWLDRAGKTQVTRNMTLQGGKGWGIFLLSKALHALLALAIPYCLLSPTPVSAGALLLVYLLSQMLSSLIFVVLILGSHWAKGTFYQAPEDGLFRHGRYQHVFSTTVDWTTRPAWLGYWLGQLNMHLTHHIFPNWNHRHYPALSKIIAEVAPRYGIDYQCITLKAILVEQQRFLKKMGKGSKK, from the coding sequence ATGCTCGCACCGCTGAAGCCGCTACGCTATGAACAAGGTCGCGATCTGGCATTGCATCGGGCGCTGATGAAGGCCGCGAATGACTATCTGGCAGCAGCGGGCGATCACCGTTTTGCCAACGCTGGGTTTATCGGCAAGATGCTGTTTCTGGTGGCGCTGTGTCTGACGTTTTATGGTTTCAGCCTCTGGCAGACGACGCTGTGGGGGTTTGCTGGTTGTTACTTTGGCTTTATTTTTACCGCCATGTTTCTGGCGGTGAACGTGGTGCATGACGCCTCGCATAACGTCTTTTTCCGACGGCCGTGGGCGAATCGCCTGCTCAATATTGTGGTGAGTATTCCGCTCGGCATGGATTCCGACTGCTGGCGAGTGCGGCATGTGATTTTTCATCATGCGCACGTCAACGTGCAGCACTACGATCTGGATATCGAAGAGAACGGCGTCTTGCGGCAATCACCCTACCACCGGTTTCGCTTTTTTATGCGCGCCCAGCGCTACTACTGGCCGATGGTGGCGTCGCTGACCTTCCCCTGCATCATCTGGTTTTTTGACTGGCTCGATCGTGCGGGGAAAACGCAAGTGACGCGTAATATGACGCTTCAAGGCGGTAAGGGCTGGGGTATTTTCCTGTTATCAAAAGCGCTGCATGCTCTGCTGGCATTGGCGATCCCCTATTGTCTGCTGTCGCCGACACCCGTCAGCGCCGGTGCGCTGTTGCTGGTTTATCTGCTGAGCCAAATGCTGTCATCGCTGATTTTTGTCGTCCTGATTCTGGGGTCGCACTGGGCAAAGGGGACGTTCTATCAGGCACCGGAAGATGGCTTATTCAGGCATGGCCGCTATCAGCACGTCTTTTCCACCACGGTGGACTGGACGACTCGGCCCGCCTGGCTTGGCTACTGGTTGGGGCAGCTCAATATGCACCTGACCCACCATATTTTCCCCAACTGGAATCATCGGCACTACCCTGCGCTGTCGAAAATTATTGCGGAGGTTGCCCCGCGTTACGGCATTGATTATCAATGCATTACGTTGAAAGCGATTTTAGTTGAACAACAGCGCTTTCTTAAAAAGATGGGAAAGGGCAGCAAGAAATAG